The Bacteroidota bacterium genome contains a region encoding:
- a CDS encoding methyltransferase domain-containing protein, giving the protein MKKIDWKYIISFFAGSLVKEIQSPINGILKVYYINGKYILNAADTNYSFGELHKGFQKIFKKIKLEEKQFENVLLLGFGTGSVVSIIQEEMNRNCSFVAIEKDKDVLELGNEFFKVSRFKNLKIIETDAFDFVKNCNKKFDLVIFDIYINNKIPSQFETEDFFKSLKKVIAKNGNLVYNKDINSKAMKSSLVNLENLFSKFFSGFQKIQVVKNNWFYVFDKKSIGK; this is encoded by the coding sequence TTGAAAAAAATTGATTGGAAATATATTATAAGTTTTTTTGCAGGTTCGTTGGTAAAAGAAATACAAAGCCCGATAAATGGAATACTTAAGGTTTATTACATTAATGGGAAATACATTCTTAATGCCGCAGACACAAATTATTCATTCGGGGAACTTCATAAAGGTTTTCAAAAGATTTTTAAAAAAATAAAACTTGAAGAAAAACAGTTTGAAAATGTATTGTTATTAGGCTTTGGAACGGGTAGTGTTGTATCAATCATTCAGGAAGAAATGAATAGAAACTGTTCTTTTGTTGCCATTGAAAAGGATAAAGATGTTCTTGAACTTGGCAATGAATTCTTTAAGGTTTCACGTTTCAAAAACTTAAAGATAATAGAAACTGATGCATTTGATTTTGTGAAAAACTGTAATAAAAAATTTGATCTTGTAATTTTTGATATTTACATTAATAATAAAATACCTTCTCAGTTTGAAACTGAAGATTTTTTTAAATCATTAAAAAAAGTTATTGCCAAAAACGGGAACCTTGTTTATAACAAAGATATTAATTCTAAAGCAATGAAAAGTAGCTTAGTTAACTTAGAGAATTTGTTTTCAAAATTTTTCTCAGGATTTCAAAAAATTCAAGTAGTTAAAAATAATTGGTTTTATGTTTTTGATAAAAAATCTATTGGAAAATAA
- a CDS encoding Hsp20/alpha crystallin family protein: protein MTLIRFNGKNENYPAFSNLFENFFNDDYGFNGRIARSTPAVNVIEEKENFKIEVAAPGLKKKDFKVNLENDVLTISSNNESKNEVKKENYTKQEFCFDSFSRSFTLPDAINSNKIDANYSEGVLTISLPLKEEAKVQASREIEIA from the coding sequence ATGACACTTATTAGATTTAACGGTAAAAATGAAAATTATCCTGCTTTTTCAAACCTTTTTGAAAACTTTTTTAATGACGATTATGGATTTAATGGACGTATTGCAAGAAGTACTCCTGCTGTAAATGTTATTGAAGAAAAAGAAAATTTCAAAATTGAAGTTGCTGCACCGGGATTAAAAAAGAAAGATTTTAAAGTAAATCTTGAGAATGATGTTTTAACAATCAGTAGTAATAATGAAAGTAAAAATGAGGTAAAAAAAGAAAATTACACTAAACAAGAATTTTGTTTCGATTCATTTTCACGTTCATTTACACTACCTGATGCGATTAACTCAAATAAGATTGATGCAAATTACTCGGAAGGAGTATTGACAATTTCTCTTCCTTTAAAAGAAGAAGCAAAAGTACAAGCATCAAGAGAAATTGAAATAGCTTAA